The Miscanthus floridulus cultivar M001 chromosome 7, ASM1932011v1, whole genome shotgun sequence genome includes a region encoding these proteins:
- the LOC136463314 gene encoding bidirectional sugar transporter SWEET4, producing the protein MISPDTIRTAIGVIGNGTALVLFLSPVPTFIRIWKKGSVEQYSPIPYVATLLNCMMWVLYGLPAVHPHSMLVITINGTGMAIQLTYVTLFLLFSAGVVRRKVVLLLAAEVAFVGAVAALVLSLAHTHERRSMVVGILCVLFGTGMYAAPLSVMKMVIQTKSVEYMPLFLSLASLVNGICWTAYALIRFDLYITIPNGLGVLFAVAQLVLYAIYYKSTQEIIEARKRKADQVAMTEVVVDGGGKTNNHAGAGRC; encoded by the exons ATGATTTCCCCGGACACCATCCGCACCGCCATCGGCGTCATCG GCAATGGGACTGCACTCGTGCTCTTTCTCTCCCCAGT GCCTACGTTCATCCGCATCTGGAAGAAAGGGTCGGTGGAGCAGTACTCGCCGATTCCGTATGTGGCCACCCTCCTGAATTGCATGATGTGGGTGCTGTATGGACTGCCGGCGGTGCACCCGCACAGCATGCTGGTGATCACCATCAACGGCACTGGCATGGCTATCCAGCTCACCTACGTCacgctcttcctcctcttctccgctGGGGTGGTGCGCCGCAAGGTCGTCCTCCTGCTAGCCGCCGAGGTGGCCTTCGTCGGCGCCGTCGCCGCGCTGGTGCTCAGCTTGGCGCACACGCACGAGCGCAGGTCCATGGTGGTCGGCATCCTCTGCGTCCTCTTCGGCACCGGCATGTACGCCGCCCCGCTCTCTGTCATG AAAATGGTGATCCAGACAAAGAGCGTGGAGTACATGCCCCTGTTCCTGTCGCTGGCTTCCCTCGTCAATGGCATCTGCTGGACTGCTTACGCACTCATCCGCTTCGACCTCTACATCACC ATCCCCAACGGGCTGGGCGTGCTGTTCGCGGTGGCGCAGCTCGTGCTGTACGCCATCTACTACAAGTCCACCCAGGAGATCATCGAAGCACGCAAGCGCAAGGCCGACCAGGTCGCCATGACGGAGGtggtcgtcgacggcggcggcaagACAAACAACCACGCCGGCGCCGGCCGctgctga